The Couchioplanes caeruleus sequence CGACGACCACGGCACGACAGACAGGATCTGGAGTTGAACGGCAGACACGAGTCCACACTCGATCGCCCAGAGGACGGCGTCGCGCAGGGCCGTGGCCTTGTTCGCCGACGACGGGGTGACGATCATCACCCGCTCGCCCGTCTGGTGAATGTGCTGGATGGCACGGGCGACCAGCACCAGGGACGGATAGGTCTTCGTCGTACGGGTGCGCGGATTGCGCATCAGGTCCATCAGCGTCAGATGCTTGCCGCCGAACTCTCCCAGGTCGTGGACGGCGACGCCGGACAGCGAGAAGAACTTGTCCAACGTTCCGTCGTCGGGCAGTCCCGCCATCGGAACGAAGGGGAGGTTCTGCTGGTCCCTGGTCCGATCCTGCAATGCCTGCAGGGCCGCTCGGACGTGCGCTATGTATCGAGCCAGAACATTTTCGACGACAATCGGAGCCTTGAGCTCCTGGAGTGCTTCCGCCATCTCACTTACTCCCTCTATGGCTCGCTGGCCGGTCTCTACCCTGCCGACCCGACATCTCGCGGACCGCCGTTGGTGAGCATGGTTTCCAGCGCGTTCCTGTCATTCTTGCCGGTTGATGTCTTGGGCAGTTCCTGGAGGAATTCCAGGCGGTCCGGGGTCATGTATTTCGGTAGCTTCTCCCGGCAGTGCCGGATCAGCTCTGCCGCGTTCAGGGCGCGATCGACCACGACGTAAGCCCAGAGCAGGTTGGTCACCTGCTCGTCGGGGACCGCGATGACGGCACACTCCACCACCGCCGGGTGTGCCTGGAGCGCCAATTCGATCTCACCCAGCTCGATGCGGTGACCGCGGCTCTTGATCTGGTGGTCCCGCCGGCCGATGAATTGCAGGACGCCCGCTTCATCGGCGCGAACCATGTCGCCGGTGCGATAAGTGGCGAACGAGCCGGTCTCCGTCGGCGGTATGAGGACCCGCGCCGTGCGCGCCTCGTCGTTCCAGTACCCCCGCATGACCGTCGGTCCCTCGACCAGCAGCTCGCCCACTTCGCCCGGGCCGACCGGTGATCCGTCGTCCGCCACAATTCTTGTGGTCACCTGGCTGATGCCCCGGCCGATCGGGATCGGCTCGTCGTCGCGCTCGGGGATCTGCTGCACCTCGTGCCAGGTGCACACGTTCGTCTCGGTGGGACCGTACAAATTCACGAAACGCGCGCGGGGAACCACGTTCATGAGTGCGCGCAGTGATGCGGTGGGCATCACCTCGCCCGCGAAGAGCACGACTCGAAGGTCGGGGAAGCAGCCGCGTTCCAGGTTGCCGCGGCGCACGAGCATGGTGAGGGCCGTCGGCACGGAGTACCACACCGTGATCTTCTGCTCCCGCACGAACTCGACGAGTTCCGGGATGAACACTGACGCCCGGGTGGGCACGAGTACGAGGGTTGCGGCGGAAGCGGCCGCCGCGAAGAGGTCGAACGTGGAGAGGTCGAAGTGCAACGGCGCGTGGCTCGAGAGCCGGTCGTCGGGGGTGAGGGCGAACTCTTCGGCGGCCCAGTTGATGAAGGCGAGTCCATTTCCGTGGGTCAGCGTGACGCCCTTGGGCTGCCCGGTCGACCCAGAGGTGTAGAGGATGTAGGCGAGATCGTCGGAGTTCTCGGGAATCTCCACCGGCGCAGTGTCCTGTCGGGTTGCGCGCTGGGCGCTGTCATCGAGGTCGATGACCGTATGCAGATCCGGGGACCGGTGGTGGAAGGCGTCGGCTGCGGCCAGCCGCCTTCCGTCGGTGAGGAGGGCCGTCATCGCCGAGTCCTTGGCGATGAGCTCGAGCCGCGATGCCGGAGCGCCGGGATCCAGCGGGACGTAGCAGGCGCCCGCCTTGAGCACTCCATAGATCGCCGCTACAGCTTCGGCCGACTTGTCGATGTGTATGCCGACGCGGTCCCCTCTCCGGACCCCGGACCGCAACAGCGCGCCGGCGAGGTAGTCGGACCAGACGTCCAGCTCACGGTACGAATAGCGGCGGGAGCCGTCGACCAGCGCGGTCCTGTCCGGATGAGTCGCCGCTGCGGCGCGCAGCAGGCCGTGGATGACTGCGGTCACTGCGCCACCGGAGATGAGCTCGTCGGCAGGCGGCTCGCCACGAACGCCTCGATGGCGTCGAGGGTCTCGAAGTTCTGCGCCACCACATCGATGTCCTCGACACGAATCCGGTAGTGGCTCTGCAGGAAGTGCGCGAGCTCCAGGAGGTTCAGCGAGTCCAGGACGCCCTCGTCGATGAGGGAGACACCGTCGCCCAGTTGGTCGCTGTCGCCGGGCCACTCCAGCTCTTCGATGATGAAGTGGCGTACCTCGTTCTTGATGTCGCTGGTCACGGTCTTGTCCTTTCGAGGTGCAAACAAGAGAGCTCAGTGCAGGCCAAGGTGGCGTGCGGCGAGGTTGCGCTGGATCTCGCTGGTACCGGAGTAGAGGCGGCCCGCCAGGGCGTCACGAAGATCCCGCTCGACCTCGTATTCCGCCGTGTATCCGTACGCCCCGTGTACCTGAATCGCGTCGAGACCCGACTGGACGAAGTTCTCGCTGACGGACAGCTTGGCCAGGGCCGCCTCCAGGCCCGTCGGTCGCCCGCTGTCGATGGTCCGGCCCAGCCGGTACAACAGCAACCAGGAGGAGTCCAGACGGAGCTTCATGTCGACGAGCCGGTGCGAGACCGCCTGGTTGGCGGAGATGGAGCGGCCGAACTGCTTGCGGCTGCGTGCGTAGGCGATGCACCGTTCGAGGTCGCGACGCATCGTTCCGAGCGCCGGTGCGAGAATGAAGCTGCGCTCACGCTCCATCGTCCAGTTGAAGATCGCCGCGCCTGCGCCCTCGGGGCCAAGCAGGTTCGCCGCGGGTACTTCGCAGTCGTCGAAGTAGACCTCGGACATCGGTGACGTCCGCAAACCCATCTTCGTGATGGCTTCGCCCACCCTCAGCCCAGGGGTGTCGCGGTCGATCAAGAA is a genomic window containing:
- a CDS encoding amino acid adenylation domain-containing protein, giving the protein MTAVIHGLLRAAAATHPDRTALVDGSRRYSYRELDVWSDYLAGALLRSGVRRGDRVGIHIDKSAEAVAAIYGVLKAGACYVPLDPGAPASRLELIAKDSAMTALLTDGRRLAAADAFHHRSPDLHTVIDLDDSAQRATRQDTAPVEIPENSDDLAYILYTSGSTGQPKGVTLTHGNGLAFINWAAEEFALTPDDRLSSHAPLHFDLSTFDLFAAAASAATLVLVPTRASVFIPELVEFVREQKITVWYSVPTALTMLVRRGNLERGCFPDLRVVLFAGEVMPTASLRALMNVVPRARFVNLYGPTETNVCTWHEVQQIPERDDEPIPIGRGISQVTTRIVADDGSPVGPGEVGELLVEGPTVMRGYWNDEARTARVLIPPTETGSFATYRTGDMVRADEAGVLQFIGRRDHQIKSRGHRIELGEIELALQAHPAVVECAVIAVPDEQVTNLLWAYVVVDRALNAAELIRHCREKLPKYMTPDRLEFLQELPKTSTGKNDRNALETMLTNGGPRDVGSAG
- a CDS encoding acyl-CoA dehydrogenase family protein — its product is MFEFTAEQIALRDSTERFAQAELNDEILKNDADGTFARAAWQRCAKIGLLGMPIPAVYGGSPTDAVTTMVALEALGYGCRDNGLIFSLNAHLWAGASPIVKFGTEAQRERYLPAMCAGEIIAAHGMSEPGSGSDAFALSTTAVRRGDRYLINGSKTFITNAPVADVFLVFATSDRKRGFAGVSAFLIDRDTPGLRVGEAITKMGLRTSPMSEVYFDDCEVPAANLLGPEGAGAAIFNWTMERERSFILAPALGTMRRDLERCIAYARSRKQFGRSISANQAVSHRLVDMKLRLDSSWLLLYRLGRTIDSGRPTGLEAALAKLSVSENFVQSGLDAIQVHGAYGYTAEYEVERDLRDALAGRLYSGTSEIQRNLAARHLGLH
- a CDS encoding acyl carrier protein; its protein translation is MTSDIKNEVRHFIIEELEWPGDSDQLGDGVSLIDEGVLDSLNLLELAHFLQSHYRIRVEDIDVVAQNFETLDAIEAFVASRLPTSSSPVAQ